A window of the Cystobacter fuscus genome harbors these coding sequences:
- a CDS encoding aldo/keto reductase, giving the protein MTIDNLKTPTVALGTWAWGDSGETGNGYFGSHLTPSGLEKVADKAHAAGFTLWDTAVVYGMGRSETVLGDVLKRYARSDYQLSTKFTPQAAGTGEDPVADMLEQSLARLGTDYIDLYWIHNPADVARWTPHLIPLLKSGKVRHVGVSNHKLSDIELANQILGAAGFRVEAVQNHYSLLYRSSEQAGILDYCRKRDIPFFAYMVLEQGALSGKYSPENPLPQGSDRAKHYNGLLPQLKALTDKLASIGQKQGVAAPEIATAWAIAKGTTPIIGVTKPQYIESLVRANSITLTREDMAELESLADAADVNTRGWWEQEMSV; this is encoded by the coding sequence ATGACCATCGACAATCTGAAGACCCCCACGGTCGCGCTGGGCACGTGGGCCTGGGGCGACAGCGGCGAGACGGGCAACGGCTACTTCGGCAGCCACCTGACTCCATCTGGCCTGGAGAAGGTCGCCGACAAGGCGCACGCGGCCGGGTTCACGCTGTGGGACACCGCCGTGGTGTACGGCATGGGCCGTTCCGAAACCGTGCTCGGGGATGTACTGAAGCGCTATGCCCGCAGCGACTACCAGCTCTCCACGAAGTTCACGCCGCAGGCCGCGGGAACCGGCGAGGATCCGGTGGCGGACATGCTCGAGCAGAGTCTGGCACGCCTCGGTACCGACTACATCGACCTGTATTGGATTCACAACCCAGCCGACGTGGCGCGGTGGACGCCGCACTTGATTCCACTGCTGAAGAGCGGGAAGGTCAGGCATGTTGGCGTCTCGAATCACAAGCTGAGCGACATCGAACTCGCCAACCAGATCCTGGGAGCAGCCGGGTTTCGGGTCGAGGCCGTCCAGAACCACTACAGCCTCCTCTACCGCAGCTCCGAGCAAGCCGGCATCCTGGACTACTGCCGCAAGCGCGACATCCCATTCTTCGCCTACATGGTGCTTGAACAGGGCGCCTTGAGTGGCAAGTACAGCCCGGAGAACCCGCTGCCGCAAGGCAGCGACCGGGCGAAACATTACAACGGCCTGCTGCCTCAGTTGAAGGCGCTCACGGACAAGCTCGCCTCGATAGGCCAGAAGCAGGGTGTGGCAGCGCCCGAGATCGCGACAGCGTGGGCCATCGCCAAGGGCACGACGCCGATCATCGGCGTCACCAAGCCCCAATACATCGAGAGCCTGGTCCGAGCCAACAGCATCACGCTCACCAGAGAAGACATGGCGGAGCTGGAATCTCTCGCCGACGCGGCCGACGTGAACACCCGCGGCTGGTGGGAACAAGAGATGTCAGTCTGA
- a CDS encoding AraC family transcriptional regulator, whose product METLIEIAAVIARHVSKDGFHATPIERLTLARSSTVTLPMPNVYRPQLCLVAQGHKEVTLGDRVFRYAPGRYGIVVHDLPVTGHVVEATPDKPYLCLFLDFDPVMLGELALRVPPPGASCPPIGMTVSDVGTDLLDAVLRLLRLLDDPAALPILGPLAEQEILYRLLAGPDGARMRHITSSQGRVAQVGRAIGWIGKNFREGFRIERLAAEVGMSPSSLHEHFRAVTAMTPLQFQKQLRLQEARSLMLVDDIDVTTAALRVGYESPSQFSREYRRHFGEPPARDIARLRASTALAQA is encoded by the coding sequence ATGGAAACACTGATCGAAATCGCGGCCGTGATTGCCCGGCACGTCTCGAAGGATGGCTTCCACGCCACCCCCATCGAACGTCTGACGCTTGCTCGATCCTCCACGGTGACACTGCCGATGCCGAATGTGTACCGGCCGCAGCTGTGCCTCGTCGCGCAGGGGCACAAGGAAGTCACGCTGGGCGACCGCGTGTTCAGATATGCACCGGGGCGCTATGGGATCGTGGTCCACGACCTGCCAGTGACAGGTCATGTGGTCGAGGCGACGCCTGACAAGCCCTATCTCTGCCTGTTCCTCGATTTCGATCCGGTCATGCTGGGGGAGTTGGCGTTACGCGTGCCGCCGCCGGGAGCTTCCTGCCCGCCAATAGGCATGACGGTGTCCGACGTCGGCACCGATCTGCTCGACGCCGTGCTGCGCCTGCTGCGCCTGCTCGACGATCCGGCAGCGCTGCCCATACTCGGGCCGCTGGCCGAGCAGGAAATTCTCTATCGCCTGCTCGCCGGCCCGGACGGCGCCAGGATGCGCCACATCACCTCCAGCCAGGGGCGGGTGGCCCAGGTTGGCCGCGCCATCGGCTGGATCGGGAAGAACTTCCGGGAAGGGTTCAGGATCGAGCGGCTTGCGGCGGAAGTAGGCATGAGTCCGTCGAGCCTGCACGAACACTTTCGCGCCGTGACGGCGATGACGCCGCTGCAATTCCAGAAGCAGCTCAGGCTGCAGGAGGCGCGCAGCCTCATGCTGGTCGATGACATCGACGTCACCACTGCCGCCCTCCGCGTGGGTTACGAAAGCCCGTCACAGTTCAGCCGCGAATATCGCCGCCACTTTGGAGAGCCCCCGGCGCGCGACATAGCCCGCTTGCGCGCTTCGACGGCCTTGGCGCAAGCCTAG
- a CDS encoding MFS transporter: MECERFWSTWAWPRQVRGWPRRTGPSKPRGVEAQAASANRARRLPRTSWEGGLGRRVPQGATRLLHPPGSLLGRAPVSGPPRHLRSRPPPLSRAPIRPILFLILVLTSFLSCATHSGPIFHTVSYAVTCGIPLMAAVSIYSMEGLAGMGGRLVFGLLGDRFGAARVLVLALLAQAVVVLGYVFARLLGSFYAVAALFGFTYAGVMPLFAVIAREHFPLRMMGTVIGGTTTASSLGMALGPVVGGLIYDSTSSYAWLFIGAFSLGIGAFLSALAFTRLPGRRTMVALA, translated from the coding sequence GTGGAGTGCGAGCGATTCTGGAGCACCTGGGCCTGGCCACGGCAGGTGCGGGGCTGGCCCCGGCGCACGGGCCCCTCCAAGCCGCGTGGTGTTGAAGCTCAAGCCGCCAGCGCCAACAGAGCCAGGCGCCTGCCGCGCACCTCATGGGAGGGCGGCCTGGGCCGGCGTGTACCCCAAGGGGCAACGCGGCTTCTCCACCCGCCTGGCTCACTGCTCGGGCGGGCTCCCGTCAGCGGCCCTCCTCGCCACCTCCGCTCCAGGCCGCCTCCTCTCAGCAGGGCTCCTATCCGTCCTATACTTTTCCTCATCCTGGTGCTGACGAGCTTCCTGAGCTGCGCCACGCACTCGGGGCCGATCTTCCACACCGTGAGCTACGCCGTCACCTGCGGCATCCCGCTGATGGCTGCCGTGTCGATCTACAGCATGGAAGGCCTCGCGGGCATGGGCGGCCGCCTCGTGTTCGGGCTGCTGGGAGACCGCTTCGGCGCCGCACGCGTGCTGGTGCTGGCGCTGCTCGCCCAGGCGGTCGTGGTGCTGGGCTATGTGTTCGCGCGCCTGCTGGGCAGCTTCTACGCCGTGGCCGCGTTGTTCGGCTTCACCTATGCGGGCGTGATGCCGCTGTTTGCCGTGATCGCGCGCGAGCACTTCCCGCTGCGCATGATGGGCACGGTGATCGGCGGCACCACGACGGCCAGCAGCCTGGGAATGGCGCTGGGGCCGGTGGTCGGCGGGCTGATCTACGACTCGACCTCCAGCTATGCGTGGCTCTTCATCGGCGCGTTCTCGCTGGGCATCGGCGCCTTCCTGTCGGCGCTGGCCTTCACGCGGCTGCCGGGGCGCAGGACGATGGTTGCGCTGGCGTGA
- a CDS encoding amidohydrolase family protein: MPRYPVRYLFLALVLATWCLGCEDDPAAVDADYALTHVTVIDAAGTPPQSDMTLLIKGERIVALHKSDDVELPEDLKTVDLQGKYLMPGLTDMHVHTQELEQVFPLLHVVNGVTTLREMDGSPFLLEWRRRIEEGRMLGPRMILGSTIIDGTPSLWQNSPVPHVSVRNEAEGREAVRQARAQGYDFIKVYSRLSREAYFGIADEARLQQMPFAGHCPDLVTTAEASAAGQASFEHLYGVMYATSSEEAELRERVGEITLRPDTLTGYNTWFQQTHAVEWDAARTYSSAKGLQLFNQLARNGSAQVPTLVLHDVLDRSMDLDMDDARLKYLPASVVAGWRWQLAEIYLQDRSAEESEQRRDLFNHRLALVGQMHRAGVRVLAGTDSTTPWVFPGFSLHDELALLVQAGLTPLQAIQSATLEPARYLGMQDSLGTVEQGKVADLMVLDANPLDDIRNTTRIHSVVVRGRFISAEERREFLSDLETLAGSM; encoded by the coding sequence ATGCCTCGATATCCTGTACGTTACCTCTTCCTCGCCCTGGTGCTCGCCACCTGGTGCCTCGGTTGCGAAGATGACCCGGCCGCCGTCGACGCGGACTACGCCTTGACCCATGTCACGGTCATCGACGCCGCCGGAACCCCTCCCCAGTCCGACATGACATTGCTCATCAAGGGCGAGCGGATCGTGGCGCTGCACAAATCCGATGACGTCGAGCTTCCCGAAGATCTGAAGACCGTGGATCTCCAGGGCAAGTATCTGATGCCAGGGCTGACCGACATGCACGTCCACACCCAAGAGCTGGAGCAGGTCTTCCCGCTGCTCCACGTGGTGAACGGAGTCACCACCCTCCGGGAGATGGACGGCTCGCCCTTCTTGCTGGAGTGGCGGCGCAGAATCGAGGAGGGGCGCATGCTCGGGCCCCGGATGATCCTCGGCAGCACCATCATCGACGGCACTCCGTCTCTCTGGCAGAACTCGCCGGTCCCCCATGTCTCGGTCCGCAACGAAGCCGAGGGCCGGGAGGCGGTTCGCCAAGCCAGGGCCCAGGGCTATGACTTCATCAAGGTCTACTCCCGGTTGTCGCGCGAAGCCTACTTCGGCATCGCCGACGAGGCCCGGTTGCAACAGATGCCTTTTGCCGGACACTGCCCGGATCTGGTCACCACCGCCGAGGCCAGCGCGGCGGGCCAGGCGAGCTTCGAGCACCTGTACGGAGTGATGTACGCGACGTCCTCCGAGGAGGCGGAGCTGCGCGAGCGGGTCGGGGAGATCACGCTCAGGCCTGACACCCTCACCGGCTACAACACCTGGTTCCAGCAGACCCACGCGGTGGAGTGGGATGCGGCTCGCACCTACTCCTCCGCCAAGGGCCTGCAGCTCTTCAATCAGCTCGCGAGGAACGGGTCCGCCCAGGTTCCGACGCTGGTCCTGCACGACGTGCTCGACCGATCGATGGACCTCGACATGGACGACGCACGGCTGAAGTACCTGCCGGCTTCGGTGGTGGCCGGCTGGCGGTGGCAGTTGGCGGAAATCTACCTGCAGGACCGTAGCGCGGAAGAGAGCGAGCAGCGCCGCGACCTGTTCAACCACAGGCTCGCCCTGGTGGGCCAGATGCACCGCGCCGGGGTGCGGGTGTTGGCGGGAACCGACAGCACCACCCCCTGGGTGTTTCCGGGCTTCAGCCTTCACGACGAGTTGGCGCTGCTGGTCCAGGCCGGGCTCACGCCGCTCCAGGCAATTCAGTCCGCTACCCTCGAGCCCGCGCGGTATCTCGGCATGCAGGACTCGCTGGGGACGGTGGAGCAGGGGAAAGTCGCCGATCTGATGGTGCTCGATGCCAACCCGCTGGACGACATCCGCAACACCACGCGCATTCATTCCGTGGTGGTCCGGGGCCGGTTCATCTCCGCTGAGGAACGGCGGGAGTTCCTCAGCGACCTGGAGACGCTCGCCGGGAGCATGTAA
- a CDS encoding SMP-30/gluconolactonase/LRE family protein codes for MYVTEVRSGKVTRVRLSDGARSTVAKGLKAPEGIARHPDGGLIVAEVGRKRLVRIEPATGRSTVLASNMRIGLPESEGLPPGYIPTGVAVGRSGTIYMSSDIESALYRFVPAP; via the coding sequence GTGTATGTCACGGAGGTGCGCTCGGGGAAGGTGACCCGGGTGCGCCTGTCGGATGGGGCCCGGAGCACGGTGGCCAAGGGCCTCAAGGCCCCCGAGGGCATCGCCCGGCATCCCGACGGGGGATTGATCGTCGCCGAGGTGGGCCGCAAGCGACTGGTGCGCATCGAGCCGGCCACGGGACGCTCCACCGTGCTCGCGAGCAACATGCGCATCGGTCTGCCCGAGAGCGAGGGCCTGCCTCCGGGCTACATCCCCACGGGGGTCGCCGTGGGCCGCTCGGGCACCATCTACATGTCCTCCGATATCGAGAGCGCGCTCTACCGCTTCGTGCCAGCACCCTGA
- a CDS encoding imm11 family protein: protein MTTIRYFRLTDRKDIPGRWLLSDPIDAKGQPIDDPLHFAQGLPVPAGARYRIAVERPGKALDFSLPSAGVTPIVHKKVATLFTELAPGDVQAIPVDINGQSEPYFILVATRNVRCIDDRACEKVEFWKPEDGEKELVGQYRSVVGLRIDPAKVGGVQVFRPWGWTVALIVSETIKTALERARVSGMAFKEVTGSKPG from the coding sequence ATGACGACGATACGGTACTTCAGGCTCACTGATCGCAAGGACATCCCAGGGCGCTGGCTGCTCAGTGATCCGATAGATGCCAAGGGACAGCCGATCGATGACCCGCTTCACTTCGCGCAGGGGCTTCCCGTTCCTGCCGGAGCGCGGTACCGGATCGCCGTCGAGCGTCCAGGCAAAGCACTCGACTTCTCGCTGCCGAGCGCGGGGGTGACGCCCATCGTTCACAAGAAGGTCGCCACCCTGTTCACGGAATTGGCGCCTGGCGACGTACAGGCCATTCCCGTCGACATCAACGGACAGTCCGAACCCTATTTCATTCTCGTCGCCACCCGGAACGTGCGGTGCATTGATGACCGGGCCTGCGAGAAGGTGGAGTTCTGGAAGCCGGAGGACGGCGAGAAGGAGCTGGTCGGGCAATACCGGAGCGTGGTGGGCCTGCGGATCGATCCGGCGAAGGTGGGCGGCGTCCAGGTCTTCCGCCCCTGGGGTTGGACCGTGGCGCTCATCGTGTCCGAGACCATTAAGACGGCGCTGGAGCGCGCGCGGGTCTCGGGCATGGCGTTCAAGGAAGTCACGGGTTCGAAACCCGGGTGA
- a CDS encoding transposase: MLFTGLELLRRVASLVPPPRANLTRFHGVFAPGAQLRPFLVPQAGAEEASVAPQAAASKEPIKEKTSRVD, from the coding sequence CTGCTCTTCACCGGGCTGGAACTGTTACGGCGTGTAGCGTCCCTGGTACCTCCGCCTCGGGCAAACCTCACGAGGTTCCACGGCGTCTTTGCTCCAGGCGCGCAACTGCGGCCATTTCTGGTCCCCCAAGCGGGAGCGGAGGAGGCGAGCGTGGCGCCCCAGGCAGCGGCCAGCAAGGAGCCGATAAAGGAGAAGACGTCGCGAGTAGACTGA
- a CDS encoding DUF4846 domain-containing protein, translating to MSALLLGACLAGASEPRAPTRQERARYPWLSADSSIRPLAEALPPPRGYTRVALEEGSFGAWLRGLPLRPEGTPVLDFQGRTILAAKDASLAAVAELNVGRADLQQCADSLIRLHAEWLWSRGDKERIAYRFTNGDLASWPRYAQGERARVSGSKVTWVKSGPVDGSRAAFQKYLDLVFTYAGTLSLAAGKRRPSREDVRPGDFFVLGGSPGHTVMVLDVARDAEGRRVALLGQGFTPAQDFHVLSPGDAGPWFSLEGDTVATPFWAPFPWSSLRRW from the coding sequence GTGAGCGCCCTGTTGCTGGGGGCTTGCCTCGCCGGGGCGTCCGAGCCTCGCGCGCCCACCCGGCAGGAGCGGGCCCGCTACCCCTGGTTGTCCGCGGACAGTTCCATTCGTCCGCTCGCCGAGGCCCTGCCACCTCCGCGGGGCTACACGCGCGTCGCGCTCGAGGAGGGCTCCTTCGGCGCCTGGCTGCGAGGCCTGCCGCTGAGACCGGAGGGCACCCCGGTCCTCGACTTCCAGGGGCGGACCATCCTGGCCGCGAAGGATGCCTCTCTCGCCGCGGTGGCCGAGCTGAACGTGGGGCGGGCGGATTTGCAGCAATGCGCGGACTCCCTCATCCGCCTGCACGCCGAGTGGCTCTGGTCCCGTGGCGACAAGGAGCGCATCGCCTACCGCTTCACGAATGGAGACCTCGCCTCCTGGCCTCGCTACGCCCAGGGGGAGCGCGCTCGCGTGTCCGGCTCGAAGGTGACGTGGGTGAAGAGCGGACCGGTGGATGGCTCGCGCGCCGCGTTCCAGAAGTACCTGGACCTGGTGTTCACCTACGCGGGCACGCTGTCCCTGGCCGCCGGAAAGCGGCGGCCCTCGCGCGAGGACGTACGCCCGGGAGACTTCTTCGTGCTGGGCGGCAGTCCGGGCCACACGGTGATGGTGCTGGACGTGGCGCGGGACGCCGAGGGCCGGCGGGTGGCGTTGCTCGGCCAGGGCTTCACGCCCGCGCAGGACTTCCACGTGCTGTCCCCGGGCGATGCGGGGCCCTGGTTCTCGCTGGAGGGTGACACGGTGGCGACGCCCTTCTGGGCTCCCTTCCCCTGGTCCTCCCTTCGCCGGTGGTGA
- a CDS encoding mevalonate kinase yields MERALSAPGKLFVSGEYAVLWGGLSRVAAVGPRTAALVRRRADSQVHICLEEGTLAGRTTSRGVKWEREVPPGFSFVARTLDEALRLHGRESVGFDLALAPSAVGPNGLKLGMGGSACATVLAADAVRFVLEERFDALKLALVTHAAAQGGKGSGGDVATSHAGGVVRYRRYEVSGLIEASSAGGYRAAVDASPPVDVWRLPTPRVSLGYAFTGESASTRVLISQVEAKWGEQGRRSFVERSDALGQEIEEGLAGGDFRSFSEAVREQHALLQELGPLETEPMKRVLGLAASYGCAGKQSGAGGGDGCILFAPDAEQRAALLEGIRARGFHTLELTVEPGVRSEAVADSRLRAWLDACS; encoded by the coding sequence ATGGAACGCGCCCTCTCGGCCCCGGGGAAGTTGTTCGTGTCCGGCGAGTACGCCGTGCTGTGGGGAGGCCTGTCGCGCGTGGCGGCGGTGGGTCCCCGTACGGCGGCGCTGGTGCGGCGGCGGGCCGACTCCCAGGTGCACATCTGCCTGGAGGAGGGGACGCTGGCGGGGCGGACGACGTCTCGGGGCGTGAAGTGGGAGCGCGAGGTGCCCCCGGGCTTCTCCTTCGTGGCCCGCACGCTGGACGAGGCGCTGCGGCTGCACGGGCGTGAGTCGGTGGGCTTCGATCTGGCGCTGGCGCCTTCGGCGGTGGGCCCCAACGGGCTCAAGCTGGGCATGGGCGGCAGCGCGTGCGCCACGGTCCTGGCGGCCGACGCGGTGCGCTTCGTCCTGGAGGAGCGCTTCGACGCGTTGAAGCTGGCGCTCGTGACGCACGCGGCGGCCCAGGGCGGCAAGGGCAGCGGCGGCGACGTGGCCACGAGTCACGCGGGCGGCGTGGTGCGCTATCGGCGCTACGAGGTCTCCGGGCTCATCGAGGCGTCGAGCGCCGGGGGCTACCGCGCGGCGGTGGATGCCTCGCCTCCGGTGGACGTGTGGCGGCTGCCCACGCCCCGGGTGTCCCTGGGCTATGCCTTCACGGGCGAGAGCGCGTCCACGCGCGTGCTCATCTCCCAGGTGGAGGCGAAGTGGGGCGAGCAGGGCCGTCGCTCCTTCGTGGAGCGCTCGGACGCGCTGGGGCAGGAAATCGAAGAGGGGCTCGCGGGCGGTGACTTCCGCTCCTTCTCCGAGGCCGTGCGCGAGCAACACGCGCTGCTCCAGGAACTGGGTCCGCTGGAGACCGAGCCGATGAAGCGGGTGCTGGGTCTGGCCGCGTCCTACGGGTGCGCGGGCAAGCAATCCGGAGCCGGGGGAGGGGATGGGTGCATCCTGTTCGCCCCGGACGCCGAGCAGCGCGCGGCGCTGTTGGAGGGCATCCGCGCGCGGGGCTTCCACACGTTGGAGCTCACCGTGGAGCCCGGTGTGCGCAGCGAGGCCGTGGCGGATTCCCGGTTGCGCGCCTGGCTCGACGCCTGTTCCTGA
- the mvaD gene encoding diphosphomevalonate decarboxylase, with protein MKATALAHPNLALVKYWGKRDDALILPHQSSLSLTLSPLSVHTTVAFGVGNADAVELNGYVAKGSERDRVLRVLDAVRAEAKERSLGPARMVSRGDFPASAGLASSAAGFAALAVAARAAAGLPADPRASSLLARLGSGSACRSVQGGLCEWMRGERPDGSDSYAVQRFDEKHWPELRMVVAIVSRDEKEVKSRDGMKNAVETSPYYAAWIKDAEAEVVRARDYLARKDLQALGEMCERNAWRMHATSLAADPPLCYLMPGTLALIHSLREQRKKGVPVWFTLDAGPNPCILTDAAHEVAAEAVARACGATEVVRCVPGGDARLLTEHLF; from the coding sequence ATGAAGGCGACCGCCCTCGCGCATCCGAACCTCGCGCTGGTGAAGTACTGGGGCAAGCGGGACGACGCGCTCATCCTGCCCCATCAATCGAGTCTGTCCCTGACGCTCTCGCCCCTGTCGGTGCACACCACGGTGGCCTTCGGGGTGGGCAACGCCGACGCGGTGGAGCTCAACGGCTACGTGGCCAAGGGCAGCGAGCGCGACCGGGTCCTGCGCGTGCTGGACGCGGTGCGTGCCGAGGCGAAGGAGCGCTCGCTCGGCCCGGCGAGGATGGTGTCGCGCGGGGACTTCCCGGCGTCGGCGGGCCTGGCGAGCAGCGCGGCGGGCTTCGCGGCCCTGGCGGTGGCGGCGCGCGCGGCCGCGGGGCTGCCGGCGGATCCCCGGGCGTCGAGCCTGCTGGCGCGGCTGGGCAGCGGCTCGGCGTGCCGCAGCGTGCAGGGTGGCCTGTGCGAGTGGATGCGCGGTGAGCGCCCGGACGGCTCGGACAGCTACGCGGTGCAGCGCTTCGACGAGAAGCACTGGCCGGAGCTGCGCATGGTGGTGGCCATCGTCAGCCGCGACGAGAAGGAAGTGAAGTCGCGCGACGGCATGAAGAACGCCGTGGAGACGAGCCCCTACTACGCGGCGTGGATCAAGGACGCCGAGGCCGAGGTGGTGCGCGCGCGTGACTACCTCGCCCGGAAGGATCTCCAGGCGCTGGGGGAGATGTGCGAGCGCAACGCGTGGCGGATGCATGCCACGTCGCTCGCGGCGGATCCTCCGCTCTGCTACCTCATGCCGGGCACGCTGGCGCTCATCCACTCGCTGCGCGAGCAGCGCAAGAAGGGCGTGCCGGTGTGGTTCACCCTGGATGCGGGCCCCAACCCGTGCATCCTCACGGACGCGGCGCACGAGGTAGCGGCCGAGGCGGTCGCGCGGGCCTGTGGCGCCACCGAGGTGGTGCGGTGCGTGCCGGGCGGGGACGCGCGGCTGCTCACGGAGCACCTGTTCTGA
- the mvk gene encoding mevalonate kinase, protein MDSNNTLVGFGAGKVILLGEHSVVYGYPALAGPLSRGVTARGEASNKCQLVIPEALTPEQRKVLKAAFGRAMAACDEPGVRVSFNTDLPLSMGLGSSGALSVACARVLLQAAGRKATAMDVANVAWEMEQEFHGTPSGVDHTTSAMEQLILYRRKPGAESGRSKVVESPKPVRLVVVMAGARSPTKTTVGALRERQKRWSERYQRVFREIGLLASEGAEAVEEGDLEALGDVMNVNHGLLAALGLSSPGLDDMVHRLRTMGALGAKLTGAGGDGGAVIGLFHDTAPAVHELTRQGFRCFDSQLAGPREEGATRGAA, encoded by the coding sequence ATGGACTCGAACAACACATTGGTGGGTTTTGGTGCCGGCAAGGTCATCCTGCTGGGCGAGCACAGCGTGGTGTACGGCTACCCGGCGCTGGCGGGGCCGCTGTCGCGCGGCGTGACGGCTCGTGGTGAGGCGTCCAACAAGTGCCAGCTCGTCATTCCCGAGGCCCTGACGCCCGAGCAGCGCAAGGTGCTCAAGGCCGCCTTCGGCCGGGCCATGGCCGCGTGTGACGAGCCGGGCGTCCGGGTGTCGTTCAACACGGATCTGCCCCTGTCCATGGGCCTGGGCAGCTCCGGCGCGCTGTCGGTGGCGTGCGCGCGCGTGCTCTTGCAGGCCGCGGGGCGCAAGGCCACGGCGATGGACGTGGCCAACGTGGCCTGGGAGATGGAGCAGGAGTTCCACGGCACCCCGTCCGGCGTGGATCACACCACGAGCGCCATGGAGCAGCTCATCCTCTACCGCCGCAAGCCGGGGGCCGAGTCGGGCCGCTCGAAGGTGGTGGAGAGCCCCAAGCCCGTGCGGTTGGTGGTGGTGATGGCCGGCGCGCGCAGCCCGACGAAGACGACGGTGGGCGCGCTGCGTGAGCGCCAGAAGCGCTGGAGCGAGCGCTACCAGCGCGTGTTCCGCGAGATTGGCCTGCTGGCCTCCGAGGGTGCCGAGGCGGTGGAGGAGGGCGATCTGGAGGCGTTGGGTGACGTGATGAACGTCAACCACGGCCTGCTCGCGGCACTGGGCCTGTCCTCGCCGGGCCTGGACGACATGGTGCACCGGCTGCGCACCATGGGCGCGCTGGGCGCCAAGCTCACGGGCGCGGGTGGCGACGGCGGGGCCGTCATCGGTCTGTTCCACGACACGGCGCCCGCGGTGCACGAGCTCACGCGCCAGGGCTTCCGCTGCTTCGACAGCCAGCTCGCGGGACCGCGGGAAGAGGGCGCGACCCGGGGCGCGGCATGA
- a CDS encoding hydroxymethylglutaryl-CoA reductase, degradative: MGKRERMSDTLTSRLAGFHKLSMVARHEKLAEMLNLTEEDLAQLQGISALQPGLANQMIENAVGTFSLPLGLGLNLQVNGKDYLVPMAVEEPSVVAAVSFASKIVREAGGFTAETDEPIMIGQVQLTRYGDPTEATQKIHAAREAILALANSFHPSMVKRGGGCKDIEVRVLPAPEGPRGEPLLVVHLVIDTQDAMGANLINTMAEGVAPLLEQLTGGKVYLRILSNLADRRLARAMCRIPLEALSDFDMPGATIAEGIYQASRFALADPYRAATHNKGIMNGIDSAAIATGQDWRAIEAGAHAFACRDGQYRPLSTWHVEGGHLVGRIELPMALGTVGGPIKVHPGVQIAMKLVNVTSARELSMVFAAVGLAQNFAAVRALGSIGIQKGHMALHARCVAVTAGARGDWVEKIAELLVTAGHVKVEKARELIASLSEEDFRAATGTEG, encoded by the coding sequence GTGGGGAAGAGAGAAAGAATGTCTGACACGTTGACGTCCCGGCTGGCGGGTTTCCACAAGCTCTCGATGGTGGCGCGGCACGAGAAGCTCGCCGAGATGCTGAACCTGACCGAGGAGGACCTGGCGCAGCTGCAGGGCATCAGCGCGCTGCAGCCGGGTCTGGCCAACCAGATGATCGAGAACGCGGTGGGCACGTTCTCGCTGCCGCTCGGACTGGGACTCAACCTCCAGGTCAACGGCAAGGACTACCTGGTGCCCATGGCGGTGGAGGAGCCCTCGGTGGTGGCGGCGGTGTCGTTCGCGTCGAAGATCGTCCGCGAGGCGGGCGGCTTCACCGCGGAGACCGACGAGCCCATCATGATCGGCCAGGTGCAGCTCACGCGCTATGGCGATCCCACCGAGGCGACGCAGAAGATCCACGCGGCGCGCGAGGCCATCCTGGCGCTGGCCAACAGCTTCCACCCCTCGATGGTCAAGCGCGGCGGCGGGTGCAAGGACATCGAGGTGCGCGTGCTGCCGGCCCCCGAGGGTCCGCGGGGCGAGCCGCTGCTCGTGGTCCACCTGGTCATCGACACCCAGGACGCCATGGGAGCCAACCTCATCAACACCATGGCCGAGGGCGTGGCACCGCTCCTCGAGCAGCTCACCGGCGGCAAGGTCTACCTGCGCATCCTGTCGAACCTGGCGGACCGGCGGCTGGCGCGCGCCATGTGCCGCATCCCGCTGGAGGCGCTCTCGGACTTCGACATGCCCGGCGCGACCATCGCCGAGGGCATCTACCAGGCCAGCCGCTTCGCCCTGGCGGACCCGTACCGGGCGGCCACGCACAACAAGGGCATCATGAATGGCATCGACTCGGCGGCGATCGCCACCGGTCAGGACTGGCGCGCCATCGAGGCCGGAGCGCATGCCTTCGCGTGCCGGGACGGGCAGTATCGGCCGCTGTCGACGTGGCACGTGGAGGGCGGCCATCTGGTGGGCCGCATCGAGCTGCCCATGGCGCTGGGCACGGTGGGCGGTCCCATCAAGGTCCACCCGGGCGTGCAGATCGCCATGAAGCTGGTGAACGTCACGTCCGCGCGAGAGCTGTCCATGGTGTTCGCGGCGGTGGGACTGGCGCAGAACTTCGCGGCGGTGCGGGCGCTGGGCTCCATCGGCATCCAGAAGGGTCACATGGCGCTGCATGCGCGGTGCGTGGCGGTGACGGCGGGCGCGCGCGGAGACTGGGTGGAGAAGATCGCCGAGTTGTTGGTGACCGCGGGCCACGTGAAGGTGGAGAAGGCGCGCGAGCTGATCGCCTCGCTGTCGGAAGAGGACTTCCGCGCCGCCACGGGCACCGAGGGCTGA